Proteins found in one Triticum urartu cultivar G1812 chromosome 4, Tu2.1, whole genome shotgun sequence genomic segment:
- the LOC125554187 gene encoding cytochrome P450 704B1 codes for MSSPMEEAHGGMPSTTTAFFPLAGLHKFMAIFLVFLSWILVHWWSLRKQKGPRSWPVIGATLEQLRNYYRMHDWLVEYLSKHRTVTVDMPFTSYTYIADPVNVEHVLKTNFNNYPKGEVYRSYMDVLLGDGIFNADGELWRKQRKTASFEFASKNLRDFSTIVFREYSLKLSSILSQACKAGKVVDMQELYMRMTLDSICKVGFGVEIGTLSPELPENSFAQAFDAANIIVTLRFIDPLWRVKKFLHVGSEALLEQSIKLVDEFTYSVIRRRKAEIVQARASGKQEKIKHDILSRFIELGEAGGDDGGSLFGNDKGLRDVVLNFVIAGRDTTATTLSWFTYMAMTHPAVAEKLRRELAAFEADRAREEGVALVPCSDGEGADEAFAARVAQFAGLLSYDGLGKLVYLHACVTETLRLYPAVPQDPKGIAEDDVLPDGTKVRAGGMVTYVPYSMGRMEYNWGPDAASFRPERWIGDDGAFRNASPFKFTAFQAGPRICLGKDSAYLQMKMALAILCRFFRFELVEGHPVKYRMMTILSMAHGLKVRVSRAPLA; via the exons ATGAGCAGCCCCATGGAGGAAGCTCACGGCGGCATGCCGTCGACGACGACGGCGTTCTTCCCGCTGGCAGGGCTCCACAAGTTCATGGCCATCTTCCTCGTGTTCCTCTCGTGGATCTTGGTCCACTGGTGGAGCCTGAGGAAGCAGAAGGGGCCGAGGTCATGGCCGGTCATCGGCGCGACGCTGGAGCAGCTGAGGAACTACTACCGGATGCACGACTGGCTCGTGGAGTACCTGTCCAAGCACCGGACGGTCACCGTCGACATGCCCTTCACCTCCTACACCTACATCGCCGACCCCGTGAACGTCGAGCATGTGCTCAAGACCAATTTCAACAATTACCCCAAG GGGGAGGTGTACAGGTCCTACATGGACGTGCTGCTCGGCGACGGCATATTCAACGCCGACGGCGAGCTCTGGAGGAAGCAGAGGAAGACGGCGAGCTTCGAGTTCGCTTCCAAGAACCTGAGAGACTTCAGCACGATCGTGTTCAGGGAGTACTCGCTGAAGCTGTCCAGCATCCTGAGCCAGGCTTGCAAGGCCGGCAAAGTCGTGGACATGCAG GAGCTGTACATGAGGATGACGCTGGACTCGATCTGCAAGGTCGGGTTCGGGGTCGAGATCGGCACGCTGTCGCCGGAGCTGCCGGAGAACAGCTTCGCGCAGGCGTTCGACGCCGCCAACATCATCGTGACGCTGCGGTTCATCGACCCGCTGTGGCGCGTGAAGAAGTTCCTGCACGTCGGCTCGGAGGCGCTGCTGGAGCAGAGCATCAAGCTCGTCGACGAGTTCACCTACAGCGTCATCCGCCGGCGCAAGGCCGAGATCGTGCAGGCCCGGGCCAGCGGCAAGCAGGAGAAG ATCAAGCACGACATACTGTCGCGGTTCATCGAGCTGGGCGAGGccggcggcgacgacggcggcaGCCTGTTCGGGAACGACAAGGGCCTCCGCGACGTGGTGCTCAACTTCGTGATCGCCGGGCGGGACACCACGGCCACGACGCTGTCCTGGTTCACCTACATGGCCATGACGCACCCGGCCGTGGCCGAGAAGCTCCGCCGCGAGCTGGCCGCCTTCGAGGCGGATCGCGCCCGCGAGGAGGGCGTCGCTCTGGTCCCCTGCAGCGACGGCGAGGGCGCCGACGAGGCCTTCGCCGCCCGCGTGGCGCAGTTCGCGGGGCTCCTGAGCTACGACGGGCTCGGGAAGCTGGTGTACCTCCACGCGTGCGTGACGGAGACGCTGCGGCTGTACCCGGCGGTGCCGCAGGACCCCAAGGGCATCGCGGAGGACGACGTGCTCCCGGACGGCACCAAGGTGCGCGCCGGCGGGATGGTGACTTACGTGCCCTACTCCATGGGGCGGATGGAGTATAACTGGGGCCCCGACGCCGCCAGCTTCCGGCCGGAGCGGTGGATCGGCGACGACGGCGCGTTCCGCAACGCGTCGCCGTTCAAGTTCACGGCGTTCCAGGCGGGGCCGCGGATCTGCCTCGGCAAGGACTCGGCGTACCTGCAGATGAAGATGGCGCTGGCCATACTGTGCAGGTTCTTCAGGTTCGAGCTCGTGGAGGGCCACCCCGTCAAGTACCGCATGATGACCATCCTCTCCATGGCGCACGGCCTCAAGGTCCGCGTCTCCAGGGCGCCGCTCGCCTGA
- the LOC125554188 gene encoding pentatricopeptide repeat-containing protein At5g15300 has protein sequence MLRKSGTQRRQPALWRRCRSLRQIKQVHTLLVLRGFLSDPSALRELLFASAVAVRGAIAHAYHVFEQIPHPDLFMYNTLIRGAAHTSAPRDAVSLYARMARLSSCGGVRPDKITFPFVLRACTAMGAGGTGAQVHGHVVKAGLESDAFIKNALIGMHASCGELGVADALFDCRAREDAVAWSAMISGCARRGDIGAARDLFDECPVKDLVSWNVMITAYAKRGEMAPARELFDRAPERDVVCWNAMISGYVRCGSHKHAMDLFEQMQRTGKKPDVITMLSLLSACADSGDLDVGRRLHSSLSEKFSGTGFTVVLGNALIHMYAKCGSMKSALEVFWVMRDKDVSTWNSIIGGLALHGHALESVDVFKKMLKEKVRPDEITFVAVLIACSHGGMVDKGREYFNLMQQQYRIEPNVKHYGCMVDMLGRAGLLKEAFEFIDTMKVEPNSVIWRTLLGACRVHGEIELAEHANRQLLKARSDDSGDYVLLSNIYASAGEWLESEKMRKLMDDSGVNKEAGRTVVDGSTKDSVQSFRGSKSHPGLKGFIG, from the coding sequence ATGCTGCGGAAGTCCGGCACCCAGCGCCGGCAGCCGGCGCTGTGGCGGCGGTGCCGTAGCCTCCGCCAAATCAAGCAGGTCCACACACTCCTGGTCCTCCGGGGCTTCCTCTCGGACCCCTCCGCGCTCCGCGAGCTCCTCTTCGCGTCCGCCGTCGCCGTGCGCGGCGCCATCGCCCACGCCTACCACGTGTTCGAGCAAATCCCGCACCCGGACCTCTTCATGTACAACACCCTCATCCGCGGCGCCGCGCACACCTCCGCGCCCCGGGACGCCGTCTCCCTTTACGCGCGCATGGCGCGGCTCAGCAGCTGCGGCGGCGTGAGGCCCGACAAGATCACCTTCCCGTTCGTGCTCCGGGCGTGCACCGCCATGGGCGCGGGTGGCACCGGGGCGCAGGTGCACGGCCACGTCGTGAAGGCTGGACTGGAGTCCGACGCGTTCATCAAGAACGCGCTCATCGGCATGCACGCGAGCTGCGGAGAGCTGGGTGTTGCAGATGCTCTGTTTGACTGCAGGGCGCGTGAGGACGCCGTGGCATGGTCGGCGATGATCAGCGGCTGTGCAAGGAGAGGGGATATTGGTGCTGCCCGGGATCTGTTCGACGAGTGTCCTGTGAAGGACCTTGTGTCCTGGAACGTGATGATCACCGCATATGCCAAGCGGGGGGAGATGGCCCCAGCAAGAGAGCTGTTCGACCGGGCACCTGAGCGTGATGTTGTGTGCTGGAACGCCATGATTTCTGGGTATGTGAGATGTGGCTCGCACAAGCATGCCATGGACCTGTTTGAGCAGATGCAGCGCACGGGCAAAAAGCCAGATGTTATCACAATGCTGAGCTTACTGTCAGCCTGTGCCGACTCCGGTGATTTAGATGTCGGCCGAAGGTTGCATTCCTCTCTTTCAGAGAAGTTCTCAGGAACTGGTTTTACTGTCGTCCTCGGCAATGCGCTGATTCACATGTACGCGAAATGCGGGAGCATGAAGAGTGCACTGGAGGTGTTTTGGGTGATGCGAGATAAGGATGTCTCAACTTGGAACTCAATCATAGGAGGTTTGGCATTGCATGGTCATGCCCTGGAGTCTGTTGACGTGTTCAAGAAAATGCTGAAAGAGAAAGTCCGGCCTGATGAGATCACCTTCGTCGCTGTCCTTATCGCATGCAGCCACGGCGGTATGGTTGACAAGGGACGTGAGTACTTCAATTTGATGCAACAGCAGTACAGGATTGAGCCCAATGTCAAGCACTACGGTTGCATGGTTGACATGCTGGGTCGCGCGGGGCTTCTGAAGGAAGCATTTGAGTTCATTGACACCATGAAGGTGGAGCCTAATTCTGTCATCTGGAGGACGCTTCTTGGGGCTTGTAGGGTCCATGGTGAGATTGAACTGGCTGAGCACGCTAACAGACAGCTGCTAAAGGCGAGGAGCGATGACAGTGGGGATTATGTGCTCCTCTCGAACATCTATGCTTCAGCTGGAGAATGGTTGGAGTCGGAGAAGATGAGAAAGTTGATGGATGACAGTGGTGTCAACAAGGAGGCAGGTCGCACGGTTGTAGATGGCAGCACAAAGGATTCAGTGCAGTCTTTCAGAGGGTCGAAATCACATCCTGGACTGAAAGGATTTATTGGTTGA
- the LOC125554186 gene encoding methyltransferase FGSG_00040 — translation MAAAAMDGLDEESLQELRSQATRLLLKEDWEGYAAVCSRIVRGAAATDRRVLCSALAHRADARARLGDRPGALADCDAALAADPAHPAALLAKGALLRGLGRYALAADCFRAALPPGASGADEAREMLDQCRRLEAQARSGAVDLSDWVLAGFSGKCPDLAEFVGPVEVRRSAHDGRGVFAVKGVEAGATLMISKAVATGRGVIPDAADSDEKMVVWKDFVDKVLDAAEKCPRTASLIYTLSTGEEQEDELAVPDMAVFKQESEDLSDGVLEAGTGTREALDVDRVMKALDVNCLTEDAPSANLLGNNGIVNCGVGLWILPSFLNHSCHPNARRTHVGDHAIVHASRDIKAGEEVTFPYFDVLTPVGKRREAARAWGFECRCDRCRFEAEDAVLRQELVRSENELVNGGADMGALVVRLEDKMRKSMVKERRKAFVRASFWSAYSSLFDNGRLMRKWGRKVLGEAVVAESVAGAVGGGESVLRAMLRGANEGNGCGNRLEVEDKVVRIGRATYGKVVKRQAMRALFRLTLESDNCKSL, via the coding sequence ATGGCCGCCGCAGCCATGGACGGCCTCGACGAGGAGTCGCTGCAGGAGCTGCGGAGCCAGGCGACGCGGCTGCTGCTCAAGGAGGACTGGGAGGGGTACGCCGCCGTCTGCTCCCGCATCGTGCGCGGCGCCGCCGCGACGGACCGCCGGGTTCTCTGCTCCGCGCTCGCCCACCGCGCCGACGCCCGCGCGCGCCTCGGCGACCGCCCCGGCGCGCTCGCCGACTGCGACGCCGCGCTCGCCGCCGACCCGGCCCACCCGGCCGCGCTGCTCGCCAAGGGCGCGCTCCTCCGCGGCCTCGGCCGCTACGCTCTCGCCGCCGACTGCTTCCGCGCCGCGCTCCCGCCCGGCGCCTCGGGCGCCGACGAGGCGCGGGAGATGCTCGACCAGTGCAGGCGCCTCGAGGCGCAGGCCAGGAGCGGGGCGGTGGACCTGTCGGACTGGGTCCTCGCCGGGTTCTCCGGCAAGTGCCCGGACCTCGCGGAGTTCGTCGGCCCGGTGGAGGTGCGCCGGTCCGCGCACGACGGCCGAGGGGTCTTTGCGGTGAAGGGCGTTGAGGCGGGGGCCACGCTGATGATCTCCAAGGCGGTGGCGACCGGGAGGGGGGTGATCCCGGATGCGGCAGACAGCGACGAGAAGATGGTCGTCTGGAAGGACTTCGTAGACAAGGTGCTCGACGCCGCGGAGAAGTGCCCGAGGACGGCGTCTTTGATCTACACTCTGTCCACCGGCGAGGAGCAGGAAGACGAGCTCGCCGTGCCGGACATGGCAGTGTTCAAGCAAGAATCAGAGGATCTCAGCGACGGCGTACTAGAGGCTGGCACTGGCACACGAGAGGCTCTCGATGTGGACAGGGTCATGAAGGCGCTCGACGTCAATTGCTTGACCGAGGACGCGCCGTCTGCCAATCTGCTCGGCAACAATGGCATCGTCAACTGCGGCGTGGGGTTGTGGATCTTGCCGTCGTTCCTAAACCACTCCTGCCACCCCAATGCCCGGCGCACCCACGTCGGCGACCACGCCATTGTTCACGCCTCGAGGGACATCAAGGCCGGCGAGGAGGTCACGTTCCCCTACTTCGACGTGCTCACGCCGGTGGGGAAGCGCCGGGAGGCAGCAAGGGCTTGGGGGTTCGAGTGCCGGTGTGACCGGTGCCGGTTCGAAGCCGAGGACGCCGTTCTCAGGCAGGAGCTCGTGAGATCAGAGAACGAGTTGGTCAATGGAGGGGCAGACATGGGAGCGCTGGTGGTGAGGCTTGAGGACAAGATGAGGAAGTCCATGGTGAAGGAGAGGCGAAAGGCATTCGTGCGTGCATCCTTCTGGAGCGCGTACTCTTCCTTGTTCGACAATGGCAGGTTGatgaggaaatgggggaggaaggTTCTCGGAGAGGCCGTCGTCGCAGAGAGCGTCGCCGGCGCGGTCGGCGGGGGCGAGAGTGTGCTGAGGGCAATGCTGAGGGGCGCCAACGAAGGCAATGGCTGCGGCAATCGGCTGGAGGTTGAGGACAAGGTGGTGAGGATTGGGAGGGCTACCTATGGCAAGGTAGTGAAGAGGCAGGCAATGAGGGCTCTCTTCAGACTTACACTGGAGAGTGACAACTGCAAAAGCCTCTAG